The Podarcis muralis chromosome 10, rPodMur119.hap1.1, whole genome shotgun sequence genome includes a region encoding these proteins:
- the RECQL gene encoding ATP-dependent DNA helicase Q1, with translation MTTTLSVLEEELASVDSELQALEIQVQELLEHQQELIQKKTVLKKKIKQFSDTESGSSKDTESAAEDWNKEDFSWSANVRDALQNNFKLRKFRPLQLETINVTMGGRDVFLVMPTGGGKSLCYQLPAVCSDGFTLVICPLISLMEDQLMMLEQLEVSATLLNASSSKEHVKWVHAEMLSRSSQLKLIYVTPEKIAKSKMFMSKLEKAYQAGRLTRIAVDEVHCCSQWGHDFRPDYKLLGILKRQFPNAPLIGLTATATSHVLHDAQKILCVQKCITFTASFNRPNLYYEVRQKPSAAQNFIEDIVKLINGRYKGLSGIIYCFSQKDAEQVTMNLQKLGIKAGAYHANMEPKDKSRVHKRWSANDIQVVVATVAFGMGIDKPDVRFVIHHSMSKSMENYYQESGRAGRDDQKADCILYYGFGDIFRISTMVVMENVGQQKLYDMVSYCHNMSRCRRVLIAHHFDEAWDSANCNKMCDNCCREEPFEKMDVTGHCRDLVNILKQVDQMREKFTPLKLIDAWLGKGLSKLGVDVVSPKLPRDTLERIVAHLILQQYLKEDFSFTAFATISYVKIGPRADLLRNKTHVIMMPLIMSKNSIAKVKSPLSSRGSSSGKKPNVARKKRGSEHKPPHSEKHIQAKKIKMEEEEDDDDDDDDLLFIDDS, from the exons ATGACAACAACACTGTCAG TGCTGGAAGAGGAATTGGCATCTGTTGACAGTGAACTGCAGGCTCTGGAGATCCAGGTACAAGAACTTCTGGAACATCAGCAGGAGCTCATTCAGAAAAAGACAGTgctaaagaagaaaataaaacagtTTTCTGACACAGAGAGCGGGAGCAGCAAAGATACTGAATCAGCAGCAGAAGACTGGAACAAGGAAG ATTTTTCATGGTCTGCAAACGTCAGAGATGCATTACAAAATAACTTTAAGCTTCGAAAATTTAGGCCTTTGCAATTGGAAACAATCAATGTTACAATGGGCGGAAGGGATGTATTCCTTGTCATGCCTACTGGAGGGGGAAAGAGTCTGTGTTACCAGCTGCCAGCAGTATGTTCTGACG GCTTCACACTTGTGATTTGTCCTCTGATCTCACTAATGGAAGACCAGCTAATGATGTTGGAGCAGCTGGAAGTTTCTGCGACTTTACTAAACGCCTCAAGCAGTAAG GAACACGTGAAGTGGGTTCATGCTGAAATGCTGTCCCGCAGTTCGCAACTGAAACTCATTTACGTGACCCCAGAGAAGATTGCGAAAAGCAAGATGTTTATGTCAAAGCTGGAAAAAGCTTACCAAGCAGGAAGGCTTACGCGCATTGCAGTGGATGAGGTTCACTGCTGCAGCCAGTGGGGACATGACTTCAGGCCTG ATTACAAGCTGCTTGGTATCTTAAAGCGGCAATTTCCTAATGCTCCATTGATTGGGTTGACAGCGACTGCAACAAGCCACGTTCTGCATGATGCTCAGAAAATTCTTTGCGTTCAGAAGTGCATCACTTTCACGGCATCATTTAATCGGCCCAACCTATATTATGAG gtTCGACAAAAGCCATCAGCTGCTCAGAATTTCATTGAGGACATAGTTAAACTCATCAACGGAAGATACAAAGGCCTTTCAG GAATTATCTACTGCTTTTCCCAGAAGGATGCTGAACAGGTTACTATGAATTTACAGAAGCTGGGGATTAAGGCAGGTGCCTACCATGCCAACATGGAACCCAAAGATAAGAGCAGAGTTCACAAGCGATGGTCTGCCAACGACATTCAG GTGGTAGTGGCCACCGTTGCCTTTGGCATGGGAATCGACAAGCCAGACGTGAGGTTTGTAATACACCATTCAATGAGCAAATCCATGGAGAACTACTACCAAGAAAGCGGGCGTGCAG GTCGGGATGACCAGAAAGCTGACTGCATCTTATATTACGGTTTTGGGGACATATTCAGAATCAGCACAATGGTGGTGATGGAAAACGTAGGGCAACAAAAATTGTACGACATGGTTTCATATTGCCACAACATGAGCAG ATGTCGCCGAGTTCTCATAGCACATCACTTTGACGAGGCCTGGGACTCCgccaactgcaacaaaatgtgtgATAACTGCTGCCGAGAAGAGC CATTTGAGAAGATGGATGTGACAGGGCACTGCCGGGATCTTGTCAATATTTTAAAGCAAGTGGACCAAATGAGAGAGAAATTCACTCCTCTGAAGCTGATTGATGCCTGGTTAGGGAAGGGTTTGTCAAAACTGGGAGTAGATGTTGTTTCTCCCAAGCTTCCCCGTGATACACTGGAGAGAATTGTTGCCCATTTGatactgcagcagtacctgaa GGAAGACTTCAGCTTCACAGCATTTGCTACAATATCCTACGTGAAGATAGGACCCAGAGCTGATCTTCTGAGAAACAAGACTCATGTTATCATGATGCCATTGATAATGAGCAAAAACAGTATTgctaag GTCAAATCTCCATTATCCAGCCGAGGAAGCTCATCCGGAAAGAAACCGAATGTTGCACGTAAAAAAAGGGGAAGTGAACATAAACCGCCTCATTCAGAGAAACACATCCAagcaaaaaagattaaaatggaagaggaagaggatgacgacgatgatgatgatgacttgcTGTTCATCGATGATTCCTAG